GGCCGGATACCGGCAGGCGGAACTCATGAATGTGCTGCAATCGGACGACATCATCAGGGCAGCTCACGACGCCGGACTGGATGTGGAATCCGCTTTCGTCGACTGGCAGTCGGTCGGCAACCCGAACGCCGCGGACGCTCCGTCATTCGACACGATTCTGGAGAAGGCCAAAGCGAAGAACCTGAAGTACCTGGTCTTCGGCTACATCGGCAAGGGTCATCGCGAAACCGTGGACCACTTCAAAGGTCATGCAGAACGAGCCAACGCCGCCGGACAAAAGTGCCGCGACGCCGGAATTCAGCTCTGCTATCACAACCACTCGTTTGAATTCACCGAGCTGCAGGACAGCAAAACCGGCTTCGATGTATTGATGGACGAATTCGATCGGGAACTGGTGAAATTCGAAGTCGATGTGTTTTGGGTGAAGATCGGCGGCTGGGATCCGATCGCCACAATGAAACGGCTCAACGGACGTGTGGCTCAGGTCCATCTGAAGGATCTGAAAGCCGGCACGGAAGTTCTGCACGACGAAGGCCAGGTGCCTCATGACGCCTTCCGGGAACTCGGCGCCGGCACAATCGACATGGCGGAAGTCATCAAAGTCGCCGCCGAAACCGGCGCCGCGCTGTGCCATGTCGAACAGGACCAGTCCCCCGACCCGATCGCCAGTATCGGCCAGAGCATGCAGCATCTGCGAAAAATCTAGCGGCGGCGTTGGTCAGGCCGTGGACTCCGCGACATGCACTCCGCGACGTGGCTCGGAGAGTTGTCCTCAGATTTCTCAGATGACGCTGATTGTTTCCGTCCGCGCACGCGGCGCTGCGAACACAAGTCATCTGAATGCATCTGCGGCGGAGTTTTTGTGATTTTGCTTTGATCCGTGCGATCAGGATCCGCGTTGTGACCTGGGACGCGCCGGACGAGTCGAATTCTTTCGGTCCGGTGCCGACTCCGTCACTTCCGTTGAGTCTGCCGAGTGACCATTCAATTCGATTGCGTTTGTGGAACACAATTCAACGTGGCTCGCGAACGAGCCGGCAGGAAGGCTCGCTGTTCCAGTTGCCTGGCTCAGCTCACAGTGCCATACGCCACCGGACAGCCTGTCGAAGCGGGCCTGCCTCCGCGGAAAGTCACTCGAAGGCAGGAAGGTCCCGTCAAGCCGAAGCTGTCGAAGGCCAATCCCGACGGCCGGAAGTATTCCGACTCCCGACAAGCGGAAATGCATCCTCTGCTGGTCATCCTGATTGCGGGGCTGCTGTTTCTGAACGGATGGAAGGCACTTGATTTTCTGATCTACGCCCCGTTTTCGATGAGCATTCATTCGGTGATGAGCCAGTCGATTGATGATCTGTCCGACGAGGAAATTGCCGAACTGGGAACGACTCGCGAGAAGCTGACGACGACATGGTTCAGGGTTCTTGCGGGCGGAATCGTTCTCGGAATCGGCCACCTGGCACTTGCAGCATCGATGGCGGGGATCCTGCTCTGGCGAGGCTACGCGGTCTACTATGCCGTTGTTGTCTCGATCGGCTTATTCGTGATCGACAGTGTTTTTGTCCGCCAATTCTCCGCAGTCGGCAGCCTGAACGTTTCGGCGGTGGTCACAATGATCCTGCTGTTGAAGTACATGCCTCCCGCGGCCTGGCCCCGGCTGATGAACCAGCGCCGCGTCATCGCCTGACTCGCCCCCGCACACGCATTCCCGGGCCGAGCCACGCGCTGACGAGCAGCGCGACGTCAGTTCGCCCTCATCCGAGTTTGTCGCGCGTGATGGCGGACTGACGTCGCGTTGAACAACACAGATCGCTCCACTACTGGCGGGCCTGATTCGCCCGCGAACGGCATCGATCATGATAACCATCGTCGCCCACTCGGAACGAATTCCGCAATTCAGGACGGCTCTTGCGACGCAGACCTCCGCTCGGTTCTTCAAGTGGTTCGTGCCGCGATCGGCCAAATGTCGACTCACGGTAGGTGCAAGTAGTAGAAGCGTGAGGCCAGTTGCCACAAGACCGGTTATCCTGGATCGACTCATTCCGAAGTAATCCTGTCGGGCGGTAACTGGTTTCACGCCAACTTGTCGCTTGCATGCGATGAATTCGCGTGCTCGATATTCCCTATCGCTGCAATTGGCAACCGACGACGGTTTGGAAATTGACAGGCCGTCTGCTCGCCGGGCTTTGTTCGGGCCGTTCGATGTCAGTTGGCAGGCTCGGCCGGGTTGTATTTCGCCGCTGTTTCGCGAGCCCACGTGGTGTCGTCGTGGGACAATTCACCGGGCGGGTTCCCGTCATAGTGCAGAAGCTCGGGATATGGGCCTTCGTCCCAGCAGCGTTCAAAGGCGGCCTGCAGGTCCAGAGTGACGTCGGTTTCGTCCAGCGGAATCGCGATTCGAGGCAGTCGCTGCCGAAGTTGAATCGCATACACCAGTTCCTGGCCGGCAACATAACGTGTCACGGCCGTCAGATAATGATACGGGGCGACCGATGCCAGCTTCTCTGCGGAGACTCGCACGGTGGCTCGATCTCCACCAGATTGACTCCGCCATCCCAGTATTCGTCCCGCTTCTTCAAATACGACTGACGACCAATACCGGGTCGCTTGTTGTGGGGACTGAGCACTTCGATGGCCGTGACAATGCGATTGCCCTGCGCCGGTTCGATGATGTGAATGACCGGCTCCCGCACTTCGTCGCGTCGCAGGTCAAATACGGCAGAAGGAGCATCCGCTTCGGCTTGTTCCACCGCAGTCGCAGTTCCGCCGCTTTCGCCGTGAATCCGCGATTGGCGAGTTTCAATGACGGCGACGTCGGGGCGAATCGGCCGTTCCGCTTCAACCACGTACAACCGATCCTGTGTCAGCGCCGCATAGCGAGGACGCAGCATCGGCTGAAGCTGGCCTCGAATGCAGGCTATCAGGCTGTCGTGGAAATCCGGCCAGATTTCCGGTTGTTCCAGATACGGGTCCATGCCGGGAAAAGGACAACGCATGAAGTGCTCCAGACGAGAACAGTCAGGACCGCAATGTCGTGTTCAGCATACGAGATTATCCCACAGCGCGACAACGTGCGTTCCATGCATCGCCGGCAAACAGCGAGACGTGAGTCCGCTTTCGCGGTTGACGCGAGACGGCACCACGGCGCCCGCGCGATGGCGGACTGACGTCGCGCCGCTCGCGGGGACTTCGATTGTCAGGTATCGTTCGCTGCACATGACCGCACCGCTCTCAACTCTCAACGCTTAGCTCTCAACTCGCCCCCATGACTTCATCCGGCACGGCAATTATCGGCACCGGCTTTATGGGCTGGGTGCATCTGGAAGCTCTGCGGCGAATCGGTGTGCCTGTTGTCGGGGTGCTGGGGTCGGGACAACAGAAGTCCGAGGACTTCGCCGCGTGCCTGGGTGTGCCTCGGGCGTATGCGTCATTCGACGAAGTTCTCGCCGACGACAATGTCACCACCGTTCATATCAACACGCCCAACCGCACTCACTTCGAAATGGCAAAAGCCGCGCTGGAAGCCGGCAGGCATGTGCTGTGCGAAAAGCCGCTGGCGATGACGTCCGCCGAATCCGCGGCGCTGGTACAGATCGCCGATCGCCATCCGAGACAGGCCGCAGCGGTCAACTACAACATCCGGTTTTATCCCATGTGCATGGAAGCTCGCGAACGCATTCGGCGCGGAGATTCCGGGAGGTTGTTCAACGTCACCGGCAGCTATGTTCAGGACTGGCTGCTGCACGACACAGATTACAACTGGCGAGTCCTTGCCGAAGCAGGCGGCGAACTGCGAGCCGTCGCGGACATTGGTACTCACTGGCTGGACCTGGTGCAGTTTATCACGGGTCTGAAAATTGAGTCCGTGTGCGCGGATCTGCAGACGGTGCATCCGGTGCGTCGCCGGCCAAAAGGTGAAGTGCAGACGTTTTCATCCGGTTCCGCGGGCGAAACGGAGCCGGTTGGCATCTCAACCGACGATTACGGCTGCGTCATGCTGCGATTCGCGGGCGGTGCTCACGGCGTTCTGCATGTGTCGCAGGTGACAGCCGGTCGAAAGAACTGCCTGCGGTTTGAGATCTCCGCTCAACAGCAGGCTCTGGCATGGAACAGCGAACAGCTGAACGAACTGTGGATCGGCCACCGCGATCGAGCAAACGAAGTGCTGCCTCGCGATCCGTCGCTGCTGACCGATGCCGCCAAAGCCTGTGCGAGCTACCCCGGCGGCCACAACGAAGGCTACGACGACTCGTTCAAGCAGTGTTTCCGAAGTTTTTACAACTACATCGAAGCGGCGGACTTTTCAGCTGACCCGCCATTCGCCACCTTTCGCGACGGTCACCGCGAAATTGTGCTGTGCGAAGCGATTCTGCAAAGTCACCGAGAACGAAAGTGGGTGGAAGCTTGAAGTGGCGCTCCCGGGTTTTGGCAAGCCGCCGTGTTGGCGAGTCACCCGTGTTGGCGAGCAGCGCGACGTCAGTCCGCTTTCACGGCTGCTTGCAAGTTGGCGGCGCGGTCCCCGGCACGATGGCGGACTCACATCCAGCCGCTCGCCGGAGGAACAGCGAAGGAGCCCCGGAACAAGTTTTGACTTTGCGATTTGAGATTTTGAATTTGAAATTTGGAGCTTCCTGATGCAACTTGGATTCGTCACTGCCATTCTGCCGGAACTATCGCTGGAAGAAGTGCTCGCCACCGCCGCGGAGATCGGTTACGACTGCGTTGAAGTCATGTGCTGGCCTGAGGGAAAAGCCGAACGACGCTACGCCGGAATTACTCACATCAACGTGGACACATTTTCCGAAGCCAATGCGTTTCGCATCAAAGAACTGACCGAGAAATACGGCGTGTCGATCAGCGGCCTGGGCTACTATCCCAACCCGCTGTCTCCGGATGAGGCCGAAGCCGGCGCCGCGGTGGAGCACATCAGGAAAGTCATCGCCGCCTGTCCGGTTCTCGGCCTGAATCAGATGAACACCTTCATCGGCCGCGACTGGACAAAGTCGGTCGAGGACAACT
The sequence above is a segment of the Planctomycetaceae bacterium genome. Coding sequences within it:
- a CDS encoding TIM barrel protein, whose amino-acid sequence is MRRRTFLSASAAAVLSARLARPLFALPPDSRYMKTIGLQLWTVRNQLEKDVPGTLKAVATAGYRQAELMNVLQSDDIIRAAHDAGLDVESAFVDWQSVGNPNAADAPSFDTILEKAKAKNLKYLVFGYIGKGHRETVDHFKGHAERANAAGQKCRDAGIQLCYHNHSFEFTELQDSKTGFDVLMDEFDRELVKFEVDVFWVKIGGWDPIATMKRLNGRVAQVHLKDLKAGTEVLHDEGQVPHDAFRELGAGTIDMAEVIKVAAETGAALCHVEQDQSPDPIASIGQSMQHLRKI
- a CDS encoding DUF4058 family protein, encoding MTRYVAGQELVYAIQLRQRLPRIAIPLDETDVTLDLQAAFERCWDEGPYPELLHYDGNPPGELSHDDTTWARETAAKYNPAEPAN
- a CDS encoding DUF4058 family protein; this translates as MRCPFPGMDPYLEQPEIWPDFHDSLIACIRGQLQPMLRPRYAALTQDRLYVVEAERPIRPDVAVIETRQSRIHGESGGTATAVEQAEADAPSAVFDLRRDEVREPVIHIIEPAQGNRIVTAIEVLSPHNKRPGIGRQSYLKKRDEYWDGGVNLVEIEPPCESPQRSWHRSPRIII
- a CDS encoding Gfo/Idh/MocA family oxidoreductase, with protein sequence MTSSGTAIIGTGFMGWVHLEALRRIGVPVVGVLGSGQQKSEDFAACLGVPRAYASFDEVLADDNVTTVHINTPNRTHFEMAKAALEAGRHVLCEKPLAMTSAESAALVQIADRHPRQAAAVNYNIRFYPMCMEARERIRRGDSGRLFNVTGSYVQDWLLHDTDYNWRVLAEAGGELRAVADIGTHWLDLVQFITGLKIESVCADLQTVHPVRRRPKGEVQTFSSGSAGETEPVGISTDDYGCVMLRFAGGAHGVLHVSQVTAGRKNCLRFEISAQQQALAWNSEQLNELWIGHRDRANEVLPRDPSLLTDAAKACASYPGGHNEGYDDSFKQCFRSFYNYIEAADFSADPPFATFRDGHREIVLCEAILQSHRERKWVEA